A segment of the Fibrobacter succinogenes subsp. succinogenes S85 genome:
TTGTGGGATAAAAGTCGGAACTTTATGGGGGCCGTCGCTGAAGATATCGACTTGCAGAAAGTCCGCCAGCTGATGGGTGATTTTGCGAAAGCCGAAGGCGGAATTACAATGCTGGTTGGTTCTGAGAACGATAGCCTTTTCACGTATTTCCCGTATGAGACGAGCCTCCATAAGATTGTTGTAGATACGGTTGCAGGACTTTTGCACTTGGTGCAGGACGACATCCAGTTTGATAACCTGTCTCTTGAAAATGTAACGCGTTTTGAAAAGACCGATGTTGAAAATCGCAAGCTGATATTTTTGGTGATGCCTCTGAAGAATGCCCCGTTTTATGCGGTTCACGTGATTCAGAAGAATAAAGTAGTTGCAAAAGTCCAGGAAAATCTGAATGCGATTATTTTGGTCGTCTCGCTTATTGTTGCGGCACTGATATTCCTTACGTGGCTTATTGTGCGGTTCCTTTTCAAGTTCTTTATTCAAAAAGACTTGAATGAAAGCGTCAGTTCCAGTACGATGTTTGAAACACTTTTGGGGAGCGATAACTTTAGAATCATCCTGACGAACGACACGTTTGATATTCTCCATGCCAGCGCCTACATTGCGGAGTTCTTTAACAATGGCAATGACATTCGTGGAGAAATCCTTTGGAAGTTTTTCCATTCGGAACAGTTTAAAAAGTTTGTCTACAAAGTCTCGAAGGGCGGCGAAATGCACGCCAGCGAACGCCAGATTATTATTCCAGTTCGTAGCTGTACAGGTGAAGATGCCTGGTGGAAAGTAATCTTCCAGTTCCTCGTTGAAGACGATGGTTCCATCCGTTATTTGTTCCTCATTTCCGATGAAACGAGTGGCATCCAGAAGGATACGATTCTCGACACCATCATGCTTTCTGCGGGTAATTCAATTCTCGTGATTTTTGACAAGAATCGCAAAGTCAAGTACATGTCCAAGCAATTGACGGATTACCTTGTTGTGGACTGGAAAGATGTGATGGGGCAACCTCTTGAGAACATGCCTAAATGCGGCATGCCCGAAGATGTTGTTGTAGCTCTTAAAAAGACTTTTGACGAGCAGGGCGTCTGGAAAGATACGTTCATGCTCCAGACGCTCAATACGCATACTGATACGTGGTTCCGTGGTGAAGCTTGCACACTCAAGGTTCAGGAATCCGTTGTCGGTTATATGCTCTCAATGATTGATATTTCGGAAGTTGTTGCAGCCCGAGAAATTGCAGAACATGCAACACAGGCAAAGAGCGAATTTTTGGCGAACATGAGCCATGAAATCCGCACACCGATGAATGCCATTATCGGCATGGCCCACCTGATTCAAGAGACAAAACTAGACGAACGCCAACTCGGATTTATCGAACGCATTAGCCATGCAGCAACATCTTTGCTCGGCATTATAAACAACATTCTTGATTTCTCGAAAATTGAAGCCAACAAGCAAGACCTTGAAATCACGCAGCTTGTGCTGCAAGATATCATTGGCGAAGTGGCTGCCCTTGCCGAAGTGCGTATTGCAGGTCGTCCGATTGAGTTGATTGTTGATATCGACCCTGAAATTCCGGAAGTCTTGATGGGTGACCCGTTACGTCTTTCGCAGATTTTCACAAACCTCATCAACAATGCGACCAAGTTTACGGAAAGTGGTAGCATAACGCTTCAGATTAAGCAAGAACAGGTTATTGGAAACAACATAAAACTTTCGTTTAGCGTCATTGATACGGGTATTGGCATGACCACCGATCAGCTACACCACTTGTTCAATGCGTTTACGCAGGCTGACGGTTCCATTACGCGTAAGTATGGTGGCACCGGACTGGGGCTTGTGATTTCCAAGTCTCTCGTGGAACTTATGGGTGGCGAGCTTCAGGTGGAAAGCGAGTATGGCAAGGGTTCGAAGTTTTTCTTCACGATTACGCTTGCGATGGCGCCACAGTCGACCGTACCGAAATGGAAGTCTGTTTCAACATTCCGCAACAAGAATGTTTTGCTCGTGGATGATTGCGAACGCTTACGTAGTGTCTTGAGGCATTATTTGACAAAGCTGCGCTGCGTTGTTGAAGAGGCTGCTTCTGTGGACGAAGCGCTTGACTTGATACAGGCGCACGAAGAAGCGGGGGAGACTCCGTACGATCTCTTTATTGTCGATTACCAGATGCCGCTGATGAATGGCTTTGACTTTGTGCAAGGCCTCCCTGCCAATATGAGAAAAATTCCAAAAATTCTCATGCACCCCATCCACTTTGATGAACATAATTACCACCTGGCAACCGAAATCGGTTTCAACAGTTGCGTCGCAAAGCCTCTGCAAATCAGTTCCCTGCTTAGCGCCATGCAGGAAGCGGTTGATGAAAAACTGACATATCAAAAGGCTCCTAAGCCCGAAAAGAATAAGATATTCTTCAAAGAAGCGAAAATTCTCCTTGTCGAAGACAACGAGATGAACCAGGAATTGGCTGTATCGCTTTTAAACAGTGTCGGTTTAGCAACGATGGTTGCGCCCAACGGGAAAAAGGCTCTTGAGTTACTTAAAATCAATGCATTTGATTTAGTGTTAATGGATATCCAAATGCCTGTGATGAACGGTCTTGATGCCACAAGGGCAATCCGCAACCGCTCCGATGAGTATTTCAAGAATGTTCCGATCATCGCCATGAGTGCCAAAGCATTCCAAAAAGACCGCGACGATTGCCTCAAAGCTGGGATGAACTCTTATATCGCCAAGCCTATTGATCCGATGATGCTTTATGCCGAACTTGCAAAGTATTTGCCGGTTGCCGATAAAATGCCGATAGCACCAAGCGAAAATGAGCCTGCAACAACACCGTCAAATGCCGATGACAGCATTGTTGCCATGTTCCAAAAAGTCCGCAATTTTGATGCTGCTGCAGGACTTTACCATGCAAATGACAACAAGAATTTGTACTTCAAGATTATACAAGGTTTTGTTCGTGACTATAGCGGTGAAGCGGTTAATCTTAAAAAAGCGTTTGAAAGTGCAGATTTTGATGAATCAACTCGCATTGTCCATACGATAAAGGGACTTTGTGGAACGATAGGTTCATACCACGTGCAGACGCTTGGCGTGATGCTTGAAAATTCACTCCTTAAGAAGGAACTGAATCATAGCGAATTCCATGCATTTGAAAGTGCGCTTGAAGACCTTATGGATGACCTTAAGATTGTCATGCAAAACATTGCATCGGAACAGTCAAACGCCTCTGTAATCATCAAGCATGTGGATCCTGAAGCGATAAGTAAGCTCACTCATGCAGTTGAAGAACTCAAGCCTGCTGTGGAATCTTGTTCGCTTACGGCCTGCAAGCGAATTCTCGATACACTCGATAAAATCATGTTCTCGCAGGAACAGGAAACAATTTTGCAGAAATTGCATAATCAGATTGACGATTATGACTTTACTGCAGCAGAAGCAAGTCTCAAGAGCTTGGAAGAAACGCTTAAAGAACCATCGCTGCCATAAACGCAAGCACGATAATCACCACAGCGACAATCGTAAGCGGGCTTGTCTTTTTCTTCTTTTCGCCAAATTCATTTTCGACGATTTCTTCGTAGTCGGGCGTTTCGAGGTCGCTGTATTCAGCGCCTTCTTTCCAGCTGGTGTTCTTGTCGCTCCCGCAGTGGGGGCAGAAGGTTGCGCCTTGTTTCAATTCGGCGCCGCAATGAGGACAATGGGTCATGAGCGATGAGGTCGGCGCAGAGCGCCTTTGAGGTATGAGTTTTGACTAGAGAAATGTAGTAAAAAGTCGTTAGTGGTTGGTATACATCAAATGCGAGTCCACAAGTGGCCTCACGCTTGATTTCCTTGCATGTCATTCTGACAACCGAAGGGCGGAAGAATCCAGTTAAGGTCTTTAGTTTTTATATATTGCTTTATATGAATCGTTTCCTATCTGTTCTATTGCTTTTATTTTTGACATCTTGTTCGACAAAGCTTGCTGTAGTAGACGAGGGCTCGATGCAGGCATATATGCCAACACCCAATAAAGGACTTGGATTTTTTATAGATAAAGATACCGTTGTAAATCGAGTTCAAATGGGAATTCGTACCTATGACAAGGAAACGATGAATTTGTCTGGTTTGTCGAATGAAGCGAATTTTCTCGAAAATGGTTCTCCCAAATATGAATATGCAGCAGATATTCGTTATAGGCTAATTCGTTTCCCGATTACGCTAACCGTAGAAAATTTCGAAAAAATAAACTCATACTTGTTTAAATTTGGTGCTGGCTTGGATCCTTATCCTTATGTCGATGTTGCTTTTGCTCATTTGCAACGTTTTTTTGAATTCGGCATAGCTGTTAATGTTGGTATTGCATATGAAAAGGAATCTTTGAAGGGAAGCTATATAAAAAAAGAAAATACATTTGTTGGAAATTTAGGCGATGTGAACGATGGTTCGTGGGAACATGAATGGAAAATCACAGGAGCTTTGGAAGGTTATCTAAATGTTTTCCCATTGAAAAATCTGGCACTGACTTATTCGTTCACATATTTTTATCCACGGTTATTCGATAATGTGGATGGACATTCGGTGTCTTTTGATTTCCCGCCGATTCTCATGAACTATCTAGGAGCCTCTTACTTATTTGCCGAACATTATCAAGTTTCTGCAGGCACAATCTTGTATTTAGATTCTCGCCTAAAACAAAAGTTTTGGCATGTCGAAACATCTATTGGCTACTTGTTCTAGATAAAAAACACCTCGGAAAAATCCGAGGTGTTTTTAAGCTTTTTGCTTGTCGCAAATTAAAGACTACCGTGAGCAACAAAGCCCTCAGTATTAACCGAGGGCGTTTGCGAGAGTGAGCGCCACTCACATATTTCTATGTGATTCTAGGCGCGAACGGTCTCATTAGAGCTTGTCGTTGGAGCCGAGCACATCCACGATCTTGTGCATGTACATCTTCTTCATGTTTTCACGAGCCGGCTTGAGGTACTGGCGCGGGTCGAAGTGTTCCGGATGTTCGTCGAAATACTTACGGATAGCGGCAGTCATAGCGAGACGGCTGTCAGAGTCGATGTTGATCTTGCAGACAGCAGAGCGAGAAGCTTCGCGGAGCTGTTCTTCCGGAATACCAACTGCATCCGGGAGCTTACCGCCGTGAGCGTTGATCGTATCAACTTCGTCCTGCGGGACAGAAGAAGAACCGTGGAGAACGATCGGGAAGCCCGGGAGCTTCTGTTCGATGGCGTGGAGCACGTCGAATGCCAGAGGAGGCGGAACGAGCTTGCCCTGAGCGTTACGAGTGCACTGTTCCGGCTTGAACTTGTATGCACCGTGAGAAGTACCGATGGAGATAGCGAGGGAGTCGCAGCCCGTACGGGTAGCGAAGTCGATCACTTCTTCCGGCTTCGTGTAGTGAGAAACTTCAGAAGCAACTTCGTCTTCAACACCGGCGAGAACACCGAGTTCAGCTTCGACGGTAACGTCGTGAGCGTGAGCGTATTCAACAACCTTCTTGGTGAGGGCGATGTTGTCTTCGTACGGAAGAGCAGAACCGTCGATCATCACGGAAGAGAAACCGTTGTCGATGCAGTCCTTGCAGAGTTCGAAAGAGTCACCGTGGTCGAGGTGGAGCACGATCTGCGGATTTGCGCAGCCGAGTTCCTTGGCGTATTCAACAGCACCCTGAGCCATGTAGCGGAGGATGGTGCCGTTAGCGTAGTTACGAGCACCCTTAGAGACCTGCATGATCACCGGAGACTTGGTTTCAACGGCGGCCTGCACGATAGCCTGCATCTGTTCCATGGTGTTGAAGTTGAAAGCCGGGATAGCATAGCCACCCTTAACTGCCTTAGCAAACATTTCCTTGGTGTTAACCAAGCCGAGTTCCTTGTAAGAAACTGCCATTTGTTTTACCTCTTGTTTTTGATTGGCGACTTGCGCCGCCGGTTTAAAAGTTACGTGCCTTAATTTAGAAAAATCAGGCCTAATTAAAAGTTCTTTTTTGAAAAAAAACTCAATATTTTAGGCTAAAAAGAGACCCCGACCTAAGGCCGGGGCGACTCCTGTATTATTCGGTTTACCGAACTACTTCACTTTCTGTGTACGGTCTGTGATCACGAGGTCCACGCGGCGGTTCTTTTGGCGACCTTCCTTGGTGGAGTTGTCCGCAATCGGCATGGTCATGCCAAGGCCCTTAGCGGTGAGGCGGGTTTCTGCGATACCCTGTTCCACGAGGAATTTCATCACGTTTTCAGCACGCTGCTGAGAAAGCGTCATGTTGAATTCTTCGGAACCGGTGTTGTCGGTGTTTCCTTCAATGGACACGTCAAACTGCTGGTAAACGGAGAGGATACCGGCAATCTTAGCAAGGCTTGTCATGAGGTCGGTCTTCAAGGTGGCACGGCCCACGTCAAACAAAATGTCGGACATCGAGAGGATGATACCGCGAGCGTCCTTTGTCACCTGGATCATCTGGGACTGGAGGGCGTTTAACTTGTCCATAGCTTCGTTCTTGCTGGCTTCGAGCTTGTCCTTCTGGGCCTTGATGGCCTGTTTTTCGGCTTCGAGGTCAGAGACCTTACCGCTACGGGCTTCACCAATCTGTTCCTGGATAGCTTCGATAGTGCGATTTGTGGCGGCACGCTTTTCCCAGTTCTCGGCAATGTGATTCTGGATAGCCTGGGTTTCGCCCTGGAGCTTTGCAATTTCTGCATACTTTTTGCAGTTTTCCAAGAATGTCGGAATCAGCTTGGATTCATCGTCATCCGCATAAATCGTTTCAAGAGCATTGAGCGTGCCATAGCCTTCGGCAAGCGTAAGCTTTGCGGCGTAAGCGTTGGACGGCAAATTGGTCTTGGCGTTGTCGAGAGCGAGTCGGCACTGGTCAACTGGGGTGACGGTGGGGGCGTCCGCTGCAAAGCTAATGGAAGCGGCGAGGGCGCCGAGAGTCAAAATCTTAATCGTCTTCATCTTTGCGGCTCCTTACTTCTTGGTTTCCTTTTCGAGAATGCTCTGGTACAGGACCTTGCGTTCTTCGTCGGCACGGAGAGATTCTTCGAGTTTCTTGTCTTCGTTTTTAGCCTTTTCGTTTTCGGATTTGGCTATGGCGAGTCGCATTTCAAGTTCGCTCTGTTCTGCAAGCGCCTGGGCTTCTTCGATTTTTCCGTCTTCTTTCAGGGCTTTAGCTGCGACAAGCTTGGAATACGAGTTCGATGTCATGCTTGCATCGAGCTTGTTTTCGTTGACGAGTGAGCGCGTTGCATCGGCTTGTCCAAGGGAACGGTTGATTCC
Coding sequences within it:
- a CDS encoding hybrid sensor histidine kinase/response regulator; protein product: MTPSPINEKKRHLSWRISLVYTIPMLVFTIVLVVVFSNFLKSTLITSSYSSSESKFQDKTVQDLELFFEKFEKQFKPLPQILQHTKESEIKKALKKQQQSSSYIVDVYYGNRNGKYISASDFKLDEGKKEFRTKTWYLEASRRKGLAITGPEINEKAKKRVLTYSYPLWDKSRNFMGAVAEDIDLQKVRQLMGDFAKAEGGITMLVGSENDSLFTYFPYETSLHKIVVDTVAGLLHLVQDDIQFDNLSLENVTRFEKTDVENRKLIFLVMPLKNAPFYAVHVIQKNKVVAKVQENLNAIILVVSLIVAALIFLTWLIVRFLFKFFIQKDLNESVSSSTMFETLLGSDNFRIILTNDTFDILHASAYIAEFFNNGNDIRGEILWKFFHSEQFKKFVYKVSKGGEMHASERQIIIPVRSCTGEDAWWKVIFQFLVEDDGSIRYLFLISDETSGIQKDTILDTIMLSAGNSILVIFDKNRKVKYMSKQLTDYLVVDWKDVMGQPLENMPKCGMPEDVVVALKKTFDEQGVWKDTFMLQTLNTHTDTWFRGEACTLKVQESVVGYMLSMIDISEVVAAREIAEHATQAKSEFLANMSHEIRTPMNAIIGMAHLIQETKLDERQLGFIERISHAATSLLGIINNILDFSKIEANKQDLEITQLVLQDIIGEVAALAEVRIAGRPIELIVDIDPEIPEVLMGDPLRLSQIFTNLINNATKFTESGSITLQIKQEQVIGNNIKLSFSVIDTGIGMTTDQLHHLFNAFTQADGSITRKYGGTGLGLVISKSLVELMGGELQVESEYGKGSKFFFTITLAMAPQSTVPKWKSVSTFRNKNVLLVDDCERLRSVLRHYLTKLRCVVEEAASVDEALDLIQAHEEAGETPYDLFIVDYQMPLMNGFDFVQGLPANMRKIPKILMHPIHFDEHNYHLATEIGFNSCVAKPLQISSLLSAMQEAVDEKLTYQKAPKPEKNKIFFKEAKILLVEDNEMNQELAVSLLNSVGLATMVAPNGKKALELLKINAFDLVLMDIQMPVMNGLDATRAIRNRSDEYFKNVPIIAMSAKAFQKDRDDCLKAGMNSYIAKPIDPMMLYAELAKYLPVADKMPIAPSENEPATTPSNADDSIVAMFQKVRNFDAAAGLYHANDNKNLYFKIIQGFVRDYSGEAVNLKKAFESADFDESTRIVHTIKGLCGTIGSYHVQTLGVMLENSLLKKELNHSEFHAFESALEDLMDDLKIVMQNIASEQSNASVIIKHVDPEAISKLTHAVEELKPAVESCSLTACKRILDTLDKIMFSQEQETILQKLHNQIDDYDFTAAEASLKSLEETLKEPSLP
- a CDS encoding zinc-ribbon domain-containing protein, producing MTHCPHCGAELKQGATFCPHCGSDKNTSWKEGAEYSDLETPDYEEIVENEFGEKKKKTSPLTIVAVVIIVLAFMAAMVL
- a CDS encoding class II fructose-bisphosphate aldolase, which codes for MAVSYKELGLVNTKEMFAKAVKGGYAIPAFNFNTMEQMQAIVQAAVETKSPVIMQVSKGARNYANGTILRYMAQGAVEYAKELGCANPQIVLHLDHGDSFELCKDCIDNGFSSVMIDGSALPYEDNIALTKKVVEYAHAHDVTVEAELGVLAGVEDEVASEVSHYTKPEEVIDFATRTGCDSLAISIGTSHGAYKFKPEQCTRNAQGKLVPPPLAFDVLHAIEQKLPGFPIVLHGSSSVPQDEVDTINAHGGKLPDAVGIPEEQLREASRSAVCKINIDSDSRLAMTAAIRKYFDEHPEHFDPRQYLKPARENMKKMYMHKIVDVLGSNDKL
- a CDS encoding OmpA family protein, producing MKTIKILTLGALAASISFAADAPTVTPVDQCRLALDNAKTNLPSNAYAAKLTLAEGYGTLNALETIYADDDESKLIPTFLENCKKYAEIAKLQGETQAIQNHIAENWEKRAATNRTIEAIQEQIGEARSGKVSDLEAEKQAIKAQKDKLEASKNEAMDKLNALQSQMIQVTKDARGIILSMSDILFDVGRATLKTDLMTSLAKIAGILSVYQQFDVSIEGNTDNTGSEEFNMTLSQQRAENVMKFLVEQGIAETRLTAKGLGMTMPIADNSTKEGRQKNRRVDLVITDRTQKVK